One Lucilia cuprina isolate Lc7/37 chromosome 4, ASM2204524v1, whole genome shotgun sequence DNA segment encodes these proteins:
- the LOC111690665 gene encoding protein chibby homolog 1 — translation MPLFNKKFESKPIPPRISRNNNLCPVVNEELDDYKQIILNLGNKELRFADGIWIYAARKGDVDDVIRLNRRLKTLEEENNMCDLKIEVLLDLLAEHATELNSLKKIN, via the coding sequence atgcctttatttaataaaaaattcgaaTCAAAACCTATTCCACCACGTATAtctagaaataataatttatgtccTGTGGTCAACGAAGAATTAGACGATTACAAGCAAATTATTCTGAATTTGGGTAATAAGGAATTACGCTTCGCAGATGGTATTTGGATTTATGCTGCCCGCAAAGGAGATGTTGATGATGTTATTCGTTTAAATCGTCGTTTGAAGACTTTGGAGGAGGAAAACAATATGTGTGATTTGAAAATTGAAGTGTTGCTCGATCTTCTTGCTGAACATGCTACAgagttaaattctttaaaaaaaattaattaa
- the LOC111690541 gene encoding zinc finger protein 330 homolog codes for MPKKKTGQRKKAEKQKLRLKEIRSREIPLADVPCNAPMECDKCERKQKSRAFCYFCQSLQRLPICAQCGKVKCMLKTGDCVVKHAGVYTTGLGMVGAICDFCEAWVCHGRKCLQSHACTCPLQNAICLECERGVWDHGGRIFKCSFCEGFLCEDDQFEHQASCQVLESENYKCQSCNRLGQYSCLRCKTCYCEDHVKRKGFKYEKNKPIPCPKCNYETSVTKDLSMSTRSHKFGRQQQGGAYGDSDDDYGGGGFYSYGGGASTSGYGQDEYEDDDDDEDDDDYEEDESDEESEESQASEEDEKKEQNVDSSKKSSNH; via the coding sequence ATGCCCAAGAAAAAAACAGGACAACGAAAAAAAgccgaaaaacaaaaattacgaCTTAAAGAAATTCGTAGTCGAGAAATACCACTCGCTGATGTGCCATGCAATGCGCCAATGGAATGTGACAAATGCGAACGTAAGCAAAAATCGAGAGCATTTTGTTATTTCTGCCAATCGTTGCAACGCTTACCAATATGTGCCCAATGTGGCAAAGTCAAGTGCATGCTAAAGACAGGAGACTGTGTTGTCAAACATGCTGGCGTTTATACCACCGGCCTTGGAATGGTCGGAGCAATTTGTGACTTTTGTGAAGCATGGGTGTGTCACGGACGCAAATGCTTGCAGTCACACGCTTGCACTTGCCCACTTCAGAACGCCATTTGTTTGGAATGCGAAAGAGGCGTATGGGATCATGGCGgtagaatttttaaatgttcattCTGTGAGGGATTCTTATGTGAGGACGACCAATTTGAACATCAAGCTTCATGTCAAGTCTTGGAGAGTGAAAACTACAAATGTCAGTCGTGTAATCGTTTGGGACAATATTCATGTTTGCGTTGTAAAACTTGCTATTGTGAAGATCACGTAAAGCGCAAAGGCTTTAAGTATGAAAAGAACAAGCCAATACCATGTCCAAAGTGTAATTACGAAACGTCCGTCACAAAGGACTTGAGTATGTCTACACGTTCGCATAAGTTTGGACGTCAACAGCAAGGTGGTGCTTATGGGGATAGCGATGATGATTATGGTGGCGGTGGTTTTTATAGTTATGGAGGAGGTGCTTCAACTTCTGGTTACGGCCAAGATGAGTATGAAGACGACgacgatgatgaagatgatgatgactaTGAAGAAGATGAGTCGGATGAAGAAAGTGAAGAATCACAAGCCAGTGAAGAggatgaaaaaaaagaacaaaatgtaGATAGCAGCAAAAAATCatcaaatcattaa
- the LOC111690616 gene encoding DNA-directed RNA polymerase I subunit RPA12 yields the protein MYLLHTCINSLFNSRVRIFLYFLFCFPKMELFTSTPGFCPTCGSILPPLDSITDVVCYNCKKSYKADVFGDQIVEYTIHFNNYDPEKIIKTKEEKDSGPDGPVVERKCSKCGHDKMSYATLQLRSADEGQTVFFTCLKCKFKESENS from the exons ATGTACTTACTTCACACGTGCATAAATAGTTTGTTTAACTCTCGCGTACgtattttcctttattttttgttttgttttccaaaGATGGAATTATTTACGTCAACTCCTGGATTCTGCCCTACTTGTGGTTCCATATTACCACCTTTGGATAGTATTACGGATGTTGTTTGTTACAACtgtaaaaaatcgtataaagCTGATG tttttggtgATCAAATTGTCGAGTATACAATTCATTTCAACAACTACGATCCCGAAAAGATTATAAAGACGAAAGAAGAAAAAGACTCAGGTCCAGATGGTCCAGTTGTGGAACGTAAATGTTCCAAATGTGGTCACGACAAGATGTCATATGCTACATTACAATTACGTTCGGCCGATGAAGGACAAACAGTATTCTTTACTTGTTTGAAATGCAA attcAAAGAGTCAGAAAACTCCTAG
- the LOC111690513 gene encoding cyclin-dependent kinase 20 isoform X2 — translation MEDYAPSRYKMLEKIGEGVHGCVFKALDLQRNRTVAIKKVALKNKFGNISLNTLREIKTLQLSKCEYIINILDLFPDLIGLSLVLEYMPETLYGKLKNELNPLSRQQVRKFSLMMLKGIEYLHSLDIIHRDIKPANLLISENEILKISDFGLARLYFPEEESRLYSPQVSTRWYRAPEILWGSQKYGPPVDMWAAGCVIAEMLRGVPLFAGTTDIEQLALVIRTLGTPRLNEWPDLTSLPDYNKIRFPNAVGIYWDNLFPSCTHAVEIILVSNLVVYNPKNRLKASESMFINLPN, via the exons ATGGAAGATTATGCTCCAAGTCGTTATAAAATGTTGGAAAAGATCGGTGAAGGTGTTCATGGTTGTGTATTTAAAGCTTTAGATTTACAACGTAATCGTACTGTTGCCATTAAAAAGGTGGCTTTAAAAAATAAGTTCGGTAACATATCCCTAAATACTTTACGTGAAATAAAAACCTTACAATTATCTAAATGTGAATAT attattaatattttagatttatttccgGATCTCATTGGTTTATCATTAGTACTGGAATATATGCCGGAAACATTATatggtaaattaaaaaatgaactaAATCCCTTAAGTAGACAACAAGTACGCAAATTTTCTCTAATGATGTTAAAGGGCATTGAATATCTTCATAGTTTGGATATAATTCACAGA gataTAAAACCTGCCAATTTATTGATAAgcgaaaatgaaattttaaaaatttctgacTTTGGTTTGGCGCGGCTGTATTTTCCTGAGGAAGAATCAAGATTGTATTCACCACAAGTTTCTACACGATGGTATCGTGCTCCCGAAATATTGTGGGGTAGTCAAAAATATGGTCCTCCAGTTGATATGTGGGCGGCTGGTTGTGTTATTGCGGAAATGCTAAGAGGTGTACCATTATTCGCT GGTACCACCGATATTGAACAATTGGCTTTAGTCATTCGTACCTTAGGTACTCCACGGTTAAACGAATGGCCAGATTTAACATCGTTACCTGATTACAATAAAATTAG ATTTCCTAATGCAGTGGGTATATATTGGGATAATCTCTTTCCTAGCTGTACGCATGCAGTTGAAATAATCTTGGTATCCAATCTTGTTGTATACAATCccaaaaatcgtttaaaagcTTCTGAG TCGATGTTCATCAACTTACCGAATTAA
- the LOC111690513 gene encoding cyclin-dependent kinase 20 isoform X3 translates to MEDYAPSRYKMLEKIGEGVHGCVFKALDLQRNRTVAIKKVALKNKFGNISLNTLREIKTLQLSKCEYIINILDLFPDLIGLSLVLEYMPETLYGKLKNELNPLSRQQVRKFSLMMLKGIEYLHSLDIIHRDIKPANLLISENEILKISDFGLARLYFPEEESRLYSPQVSTRWYRAPEILWGSQKYGPPVDMWAAGCVIAEMLRGVPLFAGTTDIEQLALVIRTLGTPRLNEWPDLTSLPDYNKIRFPNAVGIYWDNLFPSCTHAVEIILVSNLVVYNPKNRLKASESMFIGLPN, encoded by the exons ATGGAAGATTATGCTCCAAGTCGTTATAAAATGTTGGAAAAGATCGGTGAAGGTGTTCATGGTTGTGTATTTAAAGCTTTAGATTTACAACGTAATCGTACTGTTGCCATTAAAAAGGTGGCTTTAAAAAATAAGTTCGGTAACATATCCCTAAATACTTTACGTGAAATAAAAACCTTACAATTATCTAAATGTGAATAT attattaatattttagatttatttccgGATCTCATTGGTTTATCATTAGTACTGGAATATATGCCGGAAACATTATatggtaaattaaaaaatgaactaAATCCCTTAAGTAGACAACAAGTACGCAAATTTTCTCTAATGATGTTAAAGGGCATTGAATATCTTCATAGTTTGGATATAATTCACAGA gataTAAAACCTGCCAATTTATTGATAAgcgaaaatgaaattttaaaaatttctgacTTTGGTTTGGCGCGGCTGTATTTTCCTGAGGAAGAATCAAGATTGTATTCACCACAAGTTTCTACACGATGGTATCGTGCTCCCGAAATATTGTGGGGTAGTCAAAAATATGGTCCTCCAGTTGATATGTGGGCGGCTGGTTGTGTTATTGCGGAAATGCTAAGAGGTGTACCATTATTCGCT GGTACCACCGATATTGAACAATTGGCTTTAGTCATTCGTACCTTAGGTACTCCACGGTTAAACGAATGGCCAGATTTAACATCGTTACCTGATTACAATAAAATTAG ATTTCCTAATGCAGTGGGTATATATTGGGATAATCTCTTTCCTAGCTGTACGCATGCAGTTGAAATAATCTTGGTATCCAATCTTGTTGTATACAATCccaaaaatcgtttaaaagcTTCTGAG tCGATGTTCATCGGCCTACCGAATTAA
- the LOC111690513 gene encoding cyclin-dependent kinase 20 isoform X1: MEDYAPSRYKMLEKIGEGVHGCVFKALDLQRNRTVAIKKVALKNKFGNISLNTLREIKTLQLSKCEYIINILDLFPDLIGLSLVLEYMPETLYGKLKNELNPLSRQQVRKFSLMMLKGIEYLHSLDIIHRDIKPANLLISENEILKISDFGLARLYFPEEESRLYSPQVSTRWYRAPEILWGSQKYGPPVDMWAAGCVIAEMLRGVPLFAGTTDIEQLALVIRTLGTPRLNEWPDLTSLPDYNKIRFPNAVGIYWDNLFPSCTHAVEIILVSNLVVYNPKNRLKASEATKHDYFN; encoded by the exons ATGGAAGATTATGCTCCAAGTCGTTATAAAATGTTGGAAAAGATCGGTGAAGGTGTTCATGGTTGTGTATTTAAAGCTTTAGATTTACAACGTAATCGTACTGTTGCCATTAAAAAGGTGGCTTTAAAAAATAAGTTCGGTAACATATCCCTAAATACTTTACGTGAAATAAAAACCTTACAATTATCTAAATGTGAATAT attattaatattttagatttatttccgGATCTCATTGGTTTATCATTAGTACTGGAATATATGCCGGAAACATTATatggtaaattaaaaaatgaactaAATCCCTTAAGTAGACAACAAGTACGCAAATTTTCTCTAATGATGTTAAAGGGCATTGAATATCTTCATAGTTTGGATATAATTCACAGA gataTAAAACCTGCCAATTTATTGATAAgcgaaaatgaaattttaaaaatttctgacTTTGGTTTGGCGCGGCTGTATTTTCCTGAGGAAGAATCAAGATTGTATTCACCACAAGTTTCTACACGATGGTATCGTGCTCCCGAAATATTGTGGGGTAGTCAAAAATATGGTCCTCCAGTTGATATGTGGGCGGCTGGTTGTGTTATTGCGGAAATGCTAAGAGGTGTACCATTATTCGCT GGTACCACCGATATTGAACAATTGGCTTTAGTCATTCGTACCTTAGGTACTCCACGGTTAAACGAATGGCCAGATTTAACATCGTTACCTGATTACAATAAAATTAG ATTTCCTAATGCAGTGGGTATATATTGGGATAATCTCTTTCCTAGCTGTACGCATGCAGTTGAAATAATCTTGGTATCCAATCTTGTTGTATACAATCccaaaaatcgtttaaaagcTTCTGAG GCCACAAAACATGACTATTTTAATTGA